The Canis lupus dingo isolate Sandy chromosome 7, ASM325472v2, whole genome shotgun sequence DNA window AGGCTGGATAAATCAAGGCACGCAGGCCAGAAAAAGGTCATGAATTACTCAACTCAAAAATGTACTCAGACTTCAGTCTGTCTAATGGTATCATATACCTGCACTGTGGTTTGTTATTTTAGAGACTTTAGAATCATCATCTACACCCCATCTCCATACTCTACCACCTTGTTAACGGACATAAACCACAAGGGTTATCCTGCACCAAACATAGGAGACTGTTTATAAACAAACCTCCTCTTTGACTATTGAAGTGGTGTGGTAAAGCTGTCTTCAGTTAAGTGAAGTGGACACAAACTTATTTGAAATCCTGAAGTCTCTCTAgagatatacaaataaatatttaaagtagttaATGTaggaaaaacttcttttaaattttaaagtacagGGCTTTATATAATCTTTGAATACTGAGTAATAGTTCAAACAATATTTGAACTATTGctgaaaataatagtaaaattcaAGTAAGTATGAGCTGAGCAAGAGCTTCAGGATGCAAATTcaaagtaaaattcaaataagCAAGAGCTTCAGGATGCAGAATGCTCCACAATCATAACTGAGAAGTTTGCCTCATATGATATAGCCAAAGAGGACAAAATGGTAAGAGCCATATTTAACAGATTGATGATGTTCTTCCCTTAAGCCTTGAGGAGTTTAGGGAGCCAATATTTTTTAATACCAAATCTTCTCTTCAGAAAGCATCTACTTGGCTTCCAGATCTACTCATTTACTGAATGCAAGATAgccatcttttctctctgcctagtGTCAAAAATCCATGCAGGATTCACaccagaaggaaagaataaacacTTTGGAAGTGAGGAATCATGAATACAGTTTTAGTCAAAGTCAGTGAggaataattctttctttcaaagaaattattatttcctcaaaaCCAGATTAAGTAGATTAGGGCTGTCAACATTCTAGCTGcttctatgttttattttgaaaagaaatattaaagtacTGACATCACATGAGATCGTGCTTCAGCTAAAaggatatgtaaataaatgatacCCGGAGAGGACACTCTTTAGctcaatatgaattttaaaaagtctcgTCTTAAGCCTGAGCCAAGATAGTCACACAATTATGGCAGAAATTCTTAAGTGGCTGAGGTATTTAGACTCTTCCAAACCACAGGTGTGAAGTACTGGACAAAGAGATAaattaaatgacaataaaaattagcaatgaaggattaaaaattaactttgaaCTCCCTTTATAGAATAACCTGAGCTAAAGAGAAAATGATTAAATCCTGGCAACAGCCCAGCAAATCCTTCACCAGCAAATATTGAGGCAAAAAAACCCCGTGTTCATTCAAGAATAACCTTTTCAAAGTAATTTGCTAAAAGATTTCCAAAAGTTGGTAATTAGACCATTTATCAcaaaaaaaactcctaaaatgTAGGTATTATCTGTCTAGCCTATAGACTAGCCTTTCTAATAAACTAGCAAAATAGTTCTACCTTAGGTTGTGAAACTATTCTATTGGCTTCTATTTGGTTGGCTTTcatagggaggaaaaaaaggggtttGTTACTTCGAAACATTTTATGGACAATGTGAAGATAAGTATTTCTTGATGACACAACTTCAGCCAAAgagtatttgtgttttaaataaggaaaaaaaattctgggttattaacttttttaaacaagaatattCCATCTGTGATCAGGAGATCTGTGTTCTAGTTATCGCTCCACTGATAACAGGAAAAATCAATTAGCCTTTTTGTGCCTGAGTTTCATTGTCTAGACAATGGGGATAAAATATCTGTGCTATGCTATTCACAAGTTAGAGGATAAAGTAAAACACTagaaagcacttttatttttttttcaaaacacaatATAAACGCTGTGTCATAATACTGTTGATAATTCTCCAGGTACCTCCTAGTGTTATCCAGTCACACGTGTGCTTATGGGAGGCGTTCCTAGAATATCACAAGTTGAATatttagtttgattttattttaaaaataataaatcacaaaaCTAAAATGTTTGAACAAGGTCACTTAACCCTCTCCCCAGGTGGTTAGTTATAATTACTAGAATCGTCATTATTATTACTTCTTAGCTATATGTTTAAAAGAGGAGATCTTTAATATGTCAGCCTAACTGGGAAAATGTGCCCCTGGCACAGGTGGTTTTCAGAAGAAGAGCCAGTCTTCGGAAGAGCTGTGTCCTCTGCTTTTATTTAAAGTGCAGAACCtggtggggagggtcagagcAGGAATCCTGTGTCTGTCACTGAGGAACCAGTTCCCTCAGAGAAGCCAGAGCAGCGTGGATGCGGACATGCAATCTGTTTTCAAAGTCGTAGCCAGAGAAATCCTCCTGTAAGACCAAAGAAAGATATTTATGGACTCTATTAGACAAGCTTTCTGAAACACTGCAGGATAAACTGCAGGTTTTGTGCTTCCCAAAGTAAAATCTCTAACACTCCTGCCAATGGCTTCCTATCCActcaatttccttctttcccaaaCCTCAAACTCTGGGTTCATTTTTAACACCCAGGGGAATGTCATTAATGCTTATCTCTGGAAAATTTTCTTCATGGTATGCTTGAAATGGTAGTCTGAAACTCTGCTCAATCTAAGTTGCTATTAGAAATTTTTCGTTCGAGATTGTAGTTATGAAATCAAAAGGTATTTTCCCACTCAAGCAAGAAGTGTGTTTGTAAAAGCAAGATGGGCAATTTCATGAGTTTTTTAGAATACTGgtaaatttcacttaaaaatcaagcaatcagggagtgcttgggtggctcagtcagttgggcatccgactcttggttttggctcaggtcatggtctcagggtcctgagcctGAGCCCCGCGTCAGGgtctgcattcagcagggagtctgcttgagattcttcttcctcctcttcctctgcccctccctcccccaagcatgcgctcgcgctctctctctctctctctctctgtctcgctctctctaggataaataaatcttaaaagaaaaactcatggATCACTGAATcaattagttattatttttctttccagaaatatcCATCAGAACAATCATCTCACAAAACTTCTTGAATTCAGACTTAAGTGGATACAACAGAGGGTAAGAAGCCCCTGGGAAGAGGCAGGTGCAGTCTTTACCTTTGCTTGAAGAAGTAGAGTTCGGCCTCTTCCTACAGTCtatgaatataagaaaaacatattaTCTCTTAATATCTACATTTATACATActcaaacagaaaacataaaaggaCAGGTTAACTGAAACAATCCCCAGTAGACACAGAGGTGAGTGAACTGCTCATTCAAGTTGAATgaccccattttttttaaggatgctCGTAAGTTCGCATCAAGGCACTGCTAAAGAACTGTGCATGATCCTCACTCTTCTGTAAGAGAGAACAACTTAAAAAGAGTCGTGATAGCTTAAGATCTTACTGAACAACCTAAAATTGATGATCATTAAAAAGTTTACCCGACACTATTAAGTTAGATCTCCTTTAGAAGGCATTACTGGTTGAAGGAATCAACTTCATTTTTCAAGAAACAGACCAGCCTTGTTATATCTTAAGTATATATGTTAAGGCtgcattaaaagtaaaaatttccttAAAGAATATAGTGCTAGGATTTTCTACCAAAATTCACAAGACTTGCCTTTTCTATTTTCGTAAAgttagaatttcaaataaaaagactAACCAATTAAAAGCCTATCTTTGGCAAGATAGGCTACCTGTCGAAGGTTTAGGCTAGAATCATATTTCTGTTGATTTAGCTCAACTTTTAGAgagtacatatattttatagtgGAATTGGATTTactaaaaatcataattttacaAAGCTAGTATTATGTAACTGAGCTTCTAAAAGAAAGTATCAAGCAAATATAGTTggtatttttttaacaaaactgcAGTGTACTTAAATACACAATAGTAATTGTCAAATTTATGATATTCTAAAAGTTTTGAAGCAATCAATCATCACATCTTCCTCATTTATTCTCACCATAATCTCAATTAACTTGGAAAGGCAGGTATTTTTTTATCCTGTCTTACATTTTTAGGAGGAAGGTATGTGGTTAACCAGTATCTTACACAAAGTAAATGGAGAACTGGAACCATAATGCAATCTCATGTTCTTCTGAATAAGCTGCCCTATAGCATATCTCATACCATCCTAAAAAAGGCAGTGATTTCCCCCTCAAATGAGTTTTGGTCCAAAAAGCTACATTTATACTTCTAATTCCAGAAAAGAAATGACCTCATTCAACACATTAAGACAGAATTAGTAGCTTCTTGGATTCATTCTACATgaaatcaaggaaaacaaaaaccccacTATGTTTAATCAACTGACTTGAAATGAAGGATGATGCTTTGTGCCTTCTTACTTGtacattttgtacattttttttttgctgaggaACATCATTTAAGAAATAGGTAAGATCTTACCTCTGGTTTGTCTAACAGAAGACAGCCAAGTTCATAGCAAGCATATGGCTGAACGTATAAGTTATTCTGACGACACAACTCATCTTTAACAGCTCgctggaaaaactgaaaataatacaaatattatcaGGATTAACTTACTTCCTTACCTAAGGTTCATCCTATCTTTAGGAGGCAGAAGGGGGTAGTTATTTCTGTATTCTAgatcagattttctctctttttctttgcatccttatttcttcccttccatccTCATCCATACTTTGAAGTCCCCTACATGCTTGCCTCCAGGCTACGCTACCCATCAGTCAGCTCAATTTGTGTTACTTAGTTCTCCAGTTGACACACTAGCCTCTATTGATTGTATTGTCAAAAACATCTTTATCTGATCTCAAAGTCTGAACAtaccattttaatatttcaaacagAAAGCCTGCAAGCCAAGAACCATCTCTTGACACACATTTTGCTTGCTGATACCTaagaaagtgatttaaaataGGCTTTTTAGAGCTGTATAATAACTATTACGACCCTacactgaaaaatttaaaattataatacaagTGCATCAACACTCTAGGATTTAAAAGTCAAAGGCCCCTACTACTGTACATAAACTCTTTCAACAAGTAATCAGAATAACACCAGGGTATACCTCAAAACATCCAACCACACAAAAGCCTCAGAAAAATCCCTCCcaagtatatttgaaaataatgaatgtgTACCCAGAAGAGCCTACACTAACTTTCTAGACGTTACCTCCAGTGCTGCATCAATAATCTATAGTTACAGAGACTGGAAAAGTGAACACGTGGACACACCtgatcatttttgtatttctctaactATGAAGTTTCATTCTGTTCCTTTAAAACTGTCTGCATCCTCATTTCCTTCTCCTCCAAATGAGCCTGTCATCTTTGATGAGTAGCTAGTGCCAGAAAAGAAGCCTGTATGTAAAGAAGTATTCTAAAAATCTGAAGTTACATTAAAAACTACCATTAACCATCATCAACTTCTGGCATCTGAGAAGATGACCTGTATCAGCATAGGGGCCAGAGCTCACACTTCAAAGGGAGAGGTTTAGTTCTGTtcaatgcatttttcatttttcttattcctaaGCACACATACAGGTCTTCACAGTTTGTTTTCCTTAGCTGAAACAACAGCAGTGAACGGTTTACCTGAACAGCATCTTCTGAGTTTCCTAGACATTTGTGTATGGCACCAAGAAGCAAATACTTTAATCCAACAACAGATGAATCATCCACTTCGTGGCAAGCTTAAAGAGAAGTGAAAAGAGCAGAAAGCATACACATTcacttaatttcttaaatatcatCAAGAGTTCAGTATTTCATTGTTTAGTGACCTATTCACCATTCAAGATCCTGCCCCCTGACACtcagaaggttcctttttctgaTCCAGTATTCTTATTCATCCCTAttcaaagaaaggcaaagataTCAAATGTCATAGCAACAAGAAGACTCAAAATTACATCATATCGTTACTAAGAACAAGACACCAATCTGAAAGGCTACAGACCGTATGATTTCAACTATAGGACACTGGTAAAGACAAAACTATTGAGGCtataaaagatcagtggttgccagaggccagGGGGTGGGAGGAACAGATGGAAGACAGAAGACTTTTAGGGCAAACTATTGCATATGATACTGCCTCTAAGAGTGGATATAGGTTACTACATATTTGTCAAATCACACAGAATGTACAAAAcaaagagtgaatcctaatgtacAACTAAATCCTAGAGGTGTGTCAGTGTTGGTTCTCTGGCTGTAACAAACGTTATCAATCAGGTGGGGGATGCTGATGGCCAGGGAAGCTGTGTGTACCCGGTAGTGAAGGGTGTGGCATGtggaaactctctgtactttgtgctcagttttgctatgaacctaaaagtACTCTAAAAAGTACTTCAAAGAATTCTATACTACTGTCAAAAGCCATACAGTGGGCACCTTCATATGTTTGTACTGATGCACTGCACTGGTCACTGAGGAGAGACCAGACGTGATCCCTCCACTTCAAGAAGCTTGCCATCTCCTGTGCAGAATGGGCACACATATAGGAGGAAGGTTACAGAAGTtttccaaggaaatgaaaaagggaaattgGAAACATAGTGGAGctaacagaagaggaaaggaagtaaCTGTTTCTATGGACCAGTAGAGATATTGAGATTTGGGAAGactttttaagtgtgtgtgtgtatatacacacacacatatatacatacacacacacacacataaatttgtgtgtatgcatatatatttatatacacataaatgttCAAAGTTCCAAAACAAGTAATTGAAAGAGTTTGGCAAGTAGCAAAAAGGTAAATGTTAACAATAGAGTCTGAACCTATAAAAGCAGAAGCTGCCTCAAAAAGCTAGGCTGAGAATACCTCCACATAAAAAGACCCCAGGCGGTGCCTGGATACTGCAGTGGGTTacgtatctgactcttggtttccatctgtggtcatggtctcagactccatgctcaacacagaatctacttaagattctcttttcaaaaaaaaaaaaaaaaaagattctcttttccctctgtccctccccctaaaataaataagtaaatctttaaaaaaagattttaaggaaaTAGTGTCAAGGAAAGGGGAACACTCATGCATGTACTCATTCACTCAATATAAACTGAAAATCCACATGCTAGGCACTTCTAGGTGCTTGCTTGGAATACAGCAGTGACAAAATAGATGATACAAAGGAcaaatcagtaaaataaagaagTGTTAGTGCTAAGGcaaaaaataaagtcaggatGGGGGATGGAGGTATGCATGTATGTCAGAAAGGTATAGTTTAAGCCTCAATGAAAAGATGGTATTTGAGTAAAGACCTGAAGGAAATGAGTGAAGGAGCCATGTGGATGTTTAGAAGAGCATTTGcaggcagaaagaagagaaactgcAAAGGCACTGGGGCCAGCATGTACCTAGTGTGTTCAAGAACAGTAATGAGTGTGGCTGGAGCCTGGTGAGCAAGGGGGAAGAGCAGTGAGAGGCAATGGGGTAGGAGCAGGTGGTGGACAGATCACAGAACATTGTAGCCCCCTGAATGGATTTGGACATTTACTTTAAACAAGATGAAACAACAGAGGGTTCTAAGCTGCAAAATGACATGCAACAGTTTAATAGGATCACTCTGGGCACTGTGCTGAGGATATatagaaacatctttaaaatacagagGAAGGGCACCAggggtgctcagttggttgagcatctacctttggttcaggtcattatctcatggttctgggatcaagccccatgttgggctccctactcagcaaggagcttgcttctccttctctgtctgcccctccccctgtttgtgttccctctctctaaataaataaataaataaaatgcagaggaAGAATGTGGTGCATAGgggaggatggatggaggaaGGGCTATGAATAAAAGCATAAGACAAGGATGTGAAAATCCAACTCATGAAGGGAATCTGCTCATGAAGGGAGCTGCAGATGGGGACTCTGAGAAGCTGAATGCACAAAGCTGGGTGGGCATTAAATTAACCATCCACTAACAGTTTTTTCTAGAACTTAACTGTTTCTCTATAAATATCTCTGCACTTTATACAGCTGAAGAGATTTGGATTATTGCTGCTTAACTCTGGGGAATGATAGAAACTAATCAATCTCAAAACTGGactaatatttaacaaagatataatttatatttttataatttatatttaatttatatctttaaCAAAGATCAAAACAATCTCAAAACTGGactaatatttaacaaagatataatttatattttttataatttatatttaatttatatctttaacaaagatatatatatttatatataataatattatattaattctttaataaaGAATTATATCATGTTTACTCAAGagcctccctttccctatgaCCACATCTTTGCTCTTTATTTCGATACCTGGAAAGGGGTTCCAAGAATATGTAGTCACATTAGGTGATAATCGTTCTTGTGGCTGCAGATTATTGCCTATTTGATATTTGCATTTGTGTCTGAATTATCTCTACAGGATCTTGCAATTGTGCATTACAAAGAATACTTAAAATTCTGTATTGTTCCTTTGAGTTAGATATTGGTAGATATTCCATGCTTGTATCAACAACTAGGGATGGGTTTAAAATTATGCATATCCTTTTGAAATGGACATAGCAGAACTTGTGTATCcaagaaaattctgttttctttcaagcAATGCCCTTTAGAAGGGTTACATACTCCAATTACAGGGCCTCTGCACACAGCTTCCTTTGGAGATGTATTCCTTTGATCTCTAGAATATCAACATTGACAAAAGTTTTTACCTTTGAGGGGAGACCTCTTTTGGGGGAAGGGAATAAGCAAAAGGTGCCTACAAGGAAGTCTGATGATAAAAGTATGTGATACAATGgataatattctttatttgatCAAAAAGTGTGATTGTGGAGAAATCTGATGAATTTTCTTCAATGACTAACAAACCAGTTTTAAGtccaaatattaatattaaaccCCTTTTGAAAAAGGGCAGCATATATGTGAATAAGAGTACAtttctataaaatcattttttggaTGTATGTGTTTTTAACATAACAGTCTCATGCTGCAATTGTACTTCTAGCTATATGACATAAATCTCTTCATGCTCCTGAAGAGGAAGCTGTAGGAGAGGATAAAGCTCTGTCACTCAATGTGCTTCTCTCAGACCAGTAACGGCGACACCTGTTCTGATTGGAGCTGGGCATGTCATGTAACTGTTCtgagttttagtttcctcatttataaaatggctaTGACAATATTGTCGCCTTTCCTACTTACTTAGAAAGCAGTATAGACCAAACTAAACAGTATGCCACATTTGATGGCATCAAATGTCTGCtattaagccttttaaaaaatgctacaatatttcattaataaccaataaagctttattttgctTGAAGATTTAGTTTATTCTTTCTGTGAATTTTTCCTACAGctttaagaaaaatgactttATGAAGACTATATTTATCATAATGTATGGttctatgcttctctctctctctctctctctctcgattttacttatttatttgagagacagcaagtgaGCATGattggggggagggtcagagggagaagcagactccttgccaagcagggagtccgacacgGAGctcctgggctccatcccaggactctgagatcatgtcctgagctgaagacatgcatagccaactgagccatccaggtgccctggtcctatgttatgttttgttttgttttgttttaatacatgAATCAAAAAATCTAGGCTTCTAGTtatactcctaggtatttactccaGTGAAATGAGGACAGGATGTCCACACAGCAGTCAGGCACACTTATATTGTATACTTATGTTTGTAGCAGCTCTACTCATGATAGctaaaaaaccagaaacaaatcaaatgtccattaataggagaaagaataaatagtGTGGTGCAGATATAGCCAGATGCTGGAGTGCCACTCAGCGAGTGGAAAGAATGAACAGTGATATAGGCTATAACACAGATCACTCCCACAGATCCTATGCCAAAAAAAGGAAGCCAAGCAATAAAAATTACACATGGTCTGAACTTATATGAAGTTCAAGGACAGGCAAAAGTAATCTGTGGGAGAGAGAAGTCAGAACAGTGGTTGCCTTGGGGTGGGGACTGACCAACAAGGTGCACAAGGGAAATTACAAGGGTGCTGGAAATGTTCCGGAGCTTCACTGTGGTGGTTGGTGTACGCCAGCATGTATATATTTGCCAAAACCCAGTGAACCATATACTTAATATCTGTGCATTTTAATACATGTGAATCAAACCTATATGCAACAAAGGGCTTTTGTTAGAAACAAAATGTATGCTTTCAGCAACCCCCAGGGCTATACAGTCAGTGATGCTTAGGGCATCGCGTGCCTCGCCACACACCACTAACAATGTGGACATGTCCATACATTCTGGTGCTGCCTACGCCTATCACCTAAGTAACGTTCTTCATCACTACACCGTCCATCCAAGAACAACAGATCTGAATCAGCGAACATTCATGAGCAACCGAAGGAACCAGCTGAcgtgtatagttttatttttaccttgaCTCATCCTCTGCAGGTTGGGGAAGGAACAGTTGGGAAGGGCTTTCCACAGGTACAGCACTTCGATGGAGGCCAGCACACAGAGCGCTCTGGTTGGAGCTTGTTTCCGAAACCTCTCTGCCTGCAAGTGGGTAGAAGAAGCAGGCTAAGTTTGGGCaaacaaattcaaataaaaacatatcctTGGGAGACAGTAAAAAATGTATGAATCATGTTTGACATGAACAACCTCCCTTCAACAAAGCTAGAAATAAGAACTTAGCTCtaaaaaaattttgctttctaACTTTTCATGTATTGGGAGATATGcctttcattcattattcaacTTCATCTACAATCAAGATCTGGGGTGCATTCAGACAACTTGGGATCAAACTGGATTCATTTCAGTTTAatcaaaagaatttataaaagttGGGTGACAAG harbors:
- the TTC39C gene encoding tetratricopeptide repeat protein 39C isoform X2, producing the protein MGTKPSLEEFPTRAKEVLCAAVHLTTECQINSALTSFHTALELAVDQREIQHVCLYEIGWCSMIELNFKDAFDSFERLKNESRWSQCYYAYLTAVCQGATGDVDGAQIVFKEVQKLFKRKNNQIEQFSVKKAERFRKQAPTRALCVLASIEVLYLWKALPNCSFPNLQRMSQACHEVDDSSVVGLKYLLLGAIHKCLGNSEDAVQFFQRAVKDELCRQNNLYVQPYACYELGCLLLDKPETVGRGRTLLLQAKEDFSGYDFENRLHVRIHAALASLRELVPQ